In Mycolicibacterium aubagnense, the DNA window AAGATCCGTTCGGATACGCGTGTCCGCTCGGTGCGCACGCACGGCGGCTGAATCCCCGCGACACCGCGCACTACATGAACCGTCGCCGGATGATTCGGCGCGGCGCGACGTACGGTCCGGCATTGCCGGAGGGCGCACCGGACGACGGCGCCGACCGCGGCATCGCGGCCTTCATCATCTGTGCGGATCTGGTGCGCCAGTTCGAGTTTGCGCAGAACGTCTGGATCAACGACAAGGCCTTCCATGAGCTCGGCAACGAACACGATCCGATCTGCGGCACGCAGGACGGCACCTTGGACTTCACTGTCCCGAAACGGCCGATTCGCAAGGTGCGCAAGGGACTTCCGGCGTTCACGACAATGAAGGGCGGAGCCTATTTCTTCCTGCCGGGCATCGGCGGTATCCGCTACCTGGCGTCGCTGGGGAACTGACTGCGCGTCAGCGGGCGCATAGTTGAGGTGGTGAGTGCCTACCGGGAGGTTGGGTTCACCGACATCGCACTCGTGCAGATCGGCGGAGACTCCCAGGACGCCTTCTTCGACGCGGCGGCCCCGGCGTTATTGGCGGTACCACGCGCCGACGCCGCCTGAGCGGGCGTCGGACCGTCGGAGCGCGGCACGGTCGCACGGTGACGCGGAGGACACGCGCGCGGCGCGCCATAGTGTGCGACATGTGATGCAGACGTGGCCGAAATGTGACGCGTGTAGACCAGTGTGATGAGAGTGACTTGAGGGCAGTCAGGTCACTCGGTTCGTGGTTGGGAGCGTCCAATGTCTACAGCTCACAAGGTGGAGCGCGTCGTCGCGCAGATCACCGCCGCCGTCACTCGCCGTTCGTCTGACGACCAGGCCTATCGCGCTGAGATGGAGCGCCTGGTAACTCAGCAGGAACTCGCCCTGCTGAGCAAGTAGTGCTCGCGCTCGTCAGCGGAACACGCTGAGCAGCGTCCGGCACAAGAATGGCAGGTTCGACAGCGGAATGAACTGCACCAGGGTGCGGCACACGTTGGGTGCCTGAGCCTGCCCTACCGCGCTTCCGCATACCGGCCAGGCGCCAATGCCCTGCGTACGCATGACGTTTCGCGCTACCCGGATCTGTTCTCCGCGACTGGCTGCGGACGGTGAGCCGATGCCGCCGTTGGCGGCCCAGGTGCCCGGACTGAACTGGAGTCCGCCGTAGTAGCCGTTACCGGTGTTGGCCGACCAGTTGCCGCCCGACTCGCATTGGGCGATGGCATCCCAGTTGGGTTCGGCGTTGGCCTCGGAGATCGTCAGGGACAGTTGGGAGATCACGAGCACGCCGGATATGGCGACCGCACGAACAAATAGGTGCCCGCTCATACCGACCTCGATCCTGTCGCGCGAACAGGCGTAATGCCGGTCCGCAAATGGTTCGCAATTGACGCATGGTGCTGTCTATACAGACGTTAAACCTGATAATCACCTGTGCTAATGGGGTAATTGTTATTCTTCGAGTAATTTTAGTGTTTCTGCATATTTCTGATGCAGAAGAAACCACATTGACTGTTGTTGTCTAGCGTGTCGCCGCAGGTCAGTGAGCTGTTACATAGCTAGTGTTTACCGTGTGGTTATAGGCACGGAAGTGGCCTGTGATTCTTTTGTTATTATTGATTCAGTCGGGCTTAGTGATGCAATTGTTATTAAAGTGATCAAAGTTGTAAAAGAACATTAGAGTTCCCTATGTGGCACCTGTGACTGGTGTGACTAGAGTGAATTAGATCGGCCGCCTCCGGCATCGGCGGCTCTGGCATCGCCATTGATCAGCGCGCAGACTTGTCATAGGCCGAAATTCGGTGTGGCCGACGAATGCAGGGCAAGCGATGACGAACGTAGCGATGAGGGCGACGCAACGGCGAATGGTCGGCGGGCTACTGGCGACATGTGCCGGTCTCGGAGGTGGCTTCCTGCTGGCGCCGGCCGCGGCCGCCGATCCGCCGGCCACCTGCCAGAGCCGGCACGTCGACGGTGTCGAGGAGGACGTCTGCGTGGGCATTCCGGGTCAGGCCGGCGGCGCCAACCCGCGTGACTTGTATCCGGGCGTTGTGCCCGAGCTGTATTTCGGCATCGGGCTGGGGCTTTAGAAGCTAACGAGCCTCATGCGGTCAGCACAGCCGGCGCACAGCTAACGCGGCCATCATCGAATTCTGTGACGATGACGCTGCTGGCCGACGCCCCGCCCAATCCGGCGCTCCCGCCGTTACCGCCTGTCGTCGCTCCCAACCACCACGGCATATCTCTGCTCGAGGGCTGGGTGCCGGTCACCATCCAGGTGGTCGCCGCGGTCGTGTTGGTGTTCGCCATCGGATGGCGGGTCCGTCGGTGGCGGTTGGTGTGGCTGCCGGTGTGTGTCGCGATCGGCGTCGCAACCGCTCTGGGCGCGAACTGGTACATCAATTCCGAAGGTCTGGCGGGCAACCCCGCGCCGGATTCGCTGTGGGTCTGGATCGGTCTGTCCGCGCTCGCGCTCGGCGCACTG includes these proteins:
- a CDS encoding transglycosylase family protein is translated as MSGHLFVRAVAISGVLVISQLSLTISEANAEPNWDAIAQCESGGNWSANTGNGYYGGLQFSPGTWAANGGIGSPSAASRGEQIRVARNVMRTQGIGAWPVCGSAVGQAQAPNVCRTLVQFIPLSNLPFLCRTLLSVFR